CGAGGGTCAGCGGGACCGCCGTGTACACGGCCGCGGTGAGGATGATCCCGGTCAGCATGGCGCCGGCCGTCTCCGTCGAGATCCAGGCCTCGGACAGCGACAGCTCCGCGTCCCGGCCGACGTCGCGCCACACCGCGAGCCCGGTCGCGGCGAACACGAGGGTCGCCGCGCTCCAGCGCCACCAGCCGGTGAAGTACGTCGCCAGCGCGGCGAGGGCGATCAGCGCGGCCAGCGAGTCCGCGCGCAGCAGCAGCGGCGGCACGATCGCGATCCCGGTGACGACCAGCGGCCAGCGGTGCCGCCAGACGAGCATGATCGCCGCGCCGATCCCGAGGAACCAGCCGAGGAGCGCACCCACCGTCGGGTGGACGTCGTCGCTGCCGGCCACGCTGACCTCCAGCGACACGTTCACGATCCCGGTCACCACGCTCACGGCGACCGCGAGCACGGTGCACACCACCCCCAGCACGGACCGTCCCATGGGCAGAAGAGTACGGGCGTCCCCTTCCTCCGTTCCGCCGGTTCACGGGGTTCGCGATGACGACTTTCGTCGTAGGCGCATCGAGGCCCGCGGATGACGCGCGGAGGGCCGCGACGCTGGTTACCTCACTCGCCGTCAGCACAGGCGAAAGGAAACCCCGATGACCGACCACACCCCGCTCCAGCAGTACCCGGCCCCGCAGGCCGCTCCGCCGCGCAACGGCGTCGGCACGGCGGGTTTCGTCCTCGGCCTCGTCGGGCTGGTGTTCTCGCCGATCCCGTTCGTCGGGGTCGTCGCCTGGCCGCTGGTGGTGCTCGGCCTGATCCTGTCGGCGGTCGGCGTCGCCCGGGTGCGGGCCGGGAAGGCCACCAACAAGGGACTCTCGATCGCCGGCGTCGTCGTCTCGATCCTCGGGCTCGTGGTGAGCATCTTGTGGGTGGTGGTGATCGGCAAGGCCATCAGCGACGTGAACGACCAGGCCACCCAGCACCACACGGTCGTCTACGAGGTGACCGGGGACGCGCCGTCGGCCACCGTCGTCTACAGCACGTTCGACCAGCACACCATCCTGATCGACACCGAGCCGTCGGTGCCGGTGCCGTGGACGAAGACCGTCGAGGCGACGGGGTTCCTCGAAGGCGCCCAGTTCGCCGCGACCACCGGACCCGACGGCGGCTCGATCACGTGCAAGGTCGTCGTCGACGGCAAGCAGACGAAGACGGCGACCGCGTCCGGTCCCGCCGCGGTCGCCAGCTGCACCGGCTTCTGAAACCTCCGTGCCGCCCGGTCGAGGGGGCCGGGCGGCGCGGACGAGGGTGGGACCCGGCCAGGGGGCGGGTCCCACCCCTTGGGTCAGCTGCAGTGTTCGAAGCCGCTTTCGTAAGCGACCCCGCCGGCGGAACCGCCCCACTTGACGCACTTGTCCGCCGCGGCGGCCGAGACCGGGCCGGCGAAGTAGGAGAAGGCGCCGGAGTCCGTGGCCCGTGCCGAGCCCTGCACCTCGAGGAAGGCCGAGGTCTGCGTGGCCGTGCCCGCCGACGCGCTCTTCATCGTGCTGACGCAGTTCTTCCCGTTGGCGGCGTTGTAGGACAGGTACGCCGTGCCTGCCGTGCCCAGCGGCTGCTGGTCGATCACGCTGTAGCCGCCCCCGCAGGCCGGGGCGCCGAGCGCGGCTTCGGTGACCGTGGCGTAGCGGATCGTGTCGTTGGCGTGGGACTCCGGGCCCGCTTCGAACAGCACGCCGACCGACGACTGCGACAGCTGCACCATGTCCGAGTAGGCCGCGTCCTGGCCCCACACGAGCAGGCTGCCGGCGGTGCCGGTCCAGTTGGCGCCCTCGTCGAAGGAGGAGTGGACCCGCAGTTCCTTGCGACGGTCGCAAGTGGACGGTGCGGCGAAGACGATCCGGTCGTACTTGCCGCCGGTGTCGGTGGCGCTCATCCGGGCCGTCGACCCCTCCACGGTCGGCGCGACGAGGTCGGTGGCGAAGGAGAACTTCGTGCTGAAGGTCGCGCCGCCGTCGGAGCTGATCGCGTACGCCCGGTTGTGCGTCCCGTCCAGCAGGCACTTGTCGCCGTCGTTCGCCTGGTTGCGCGCGGCGGCGTAGACCCGGCCGTCGGCCAGCTCGGTGACGCTGATCTCCTGCGGGTTCATCGTGCTCGCGGTGGGCTTGTCGGTCGCCCCGAGGTGCCAGGTGGAGCCGTTGTCGTCGCTGTAGACCAGCGCCCCGATGTTCGAATAGCTCATACCGGCGACGAGCCGTCCCTTGTGCGCACCGCGGGTGAGCACGATCCCGTGCGACGGCCCGGTCGCCAGCCAGCCCGGCGCTGCGGCGAAGCCGAGCTCGGTGGTCAGCACGCGCGGCGCGCCCCACGTCTTCCCGTTGTCCTCGCTGAGGGACACGCGCGGCACGCGGCCGCAGTCGGGGTTCGTGTAGCACTGCATGGTCGAGAGCAGCACGACCCGGTTGCTGCCCGGGATGACGATCGGGGCCGGGTTGCCCTTGGTGTCCCCGTTGGCCTTGATGACGGTCTGCAGCGCGCTCCACGTCTTGCCACCGTCGGTGGAGCGCTTCATGACGAGATCGATGGCGCCGAGGTCGTTGCAGAAGCCGGCACCGTCGTTGCGGCCCTCGGCGAACGCGAGCAGCGCGCCGTCGTTCGCCTTGACGATGGTGGGGATGCGGTAACAGTCGTGTCCTTCGGTGTTCTTGGTGAACACCAAGGTGCTGGCGACGTCGGCTTGCGCGGTCGCGGTGCCGACGGCCGCCGGGACGGCGACGGCGGCGCACCCCAGCAGCCCGGCCAGCAGGCCTCTGGCGATCCGGGTGATCTTCACGGGTTTCTCCCTACAGATTCGTTCTACGTCCTACGTCTCGGCGACAGCGTCGACGCGGCCCGTACAAGACCCGTACAACCCGGCGTATAACGACTTACACGTTGCCGGGAGGGAAACGTCAGGTGAACGCGGCCAGGGCGCCGAACCCCGTCCCCAGCACGAGAAGCGTGGACAGGAGACCCAGGAGCAGGGCCCGTCCGCCACCGCGCAGCAGCGGACCGAGCCGGACGGCGCAGCCGAGGCCGAACAGGGCACCGGCGAGCAGGAGCGTCGAGGCGGTCTTGGCGACGTCGAGCGCGAACGCCGGGACGAGCCCGGTGCTGCGGACGGCGACCATCGCGAGGAACCCGAGGACGAACAGCGGCACGAGCGGCGCGTGCCCGCCGCGGCGGGTGCGTTCGGTGGCGCCGACGATCGCGACCACCGGCGCCAGCAGGACGACCCGGCTCAGCTTGACCACGATGGCGACGGCGACCGCGGCGGCGCCCGCCGGCCCGGCCGCCGCGACGACCTGCGCGACCTCGTGCACCGAGATCCCGGCCCAGGTGCCGGTCCTGGTCGCGTCCAGGCCGAGGAGGTGGGCGAGCAGGGGGAGGACGCCGAGGGCGATGCTGCCGTAGCAGGTGACGAGCGCGACGGCGGTCGCGACGTCCTCGTCGTCGCGTTCGACCACGCCCTCCATCGCCGCGATCGCCGAGGCGCCGCAGATGGAGAAGCCGGTGGCGACCAGCACGGCGAGGCCTCGGGGCACGCGGACCAGGCGGCCGAGGGCGAGCGTGCCGAGGAAGGTGACGGTGACCGTCAGCACGACCGCGGCGAGCGTGCCGGGGCCGAGTGCGAGCACGGTGGGGATCGCGAGTTGCAGGCCGAGCAGGACGACACCCGCGCGCAGCAGACGTTTCGTGATCCGGGCGACGGACTTGCGGTGCTCTTCGGTGAGGACCGGGGTGCTGCCGGCGACGATGCCCAGCACGACGGCGACGGTCAGCGCGCCCGCGACCGGCCAGACCGAGCTCAGCGCGTAGGCCGCGGCGACGCCGAGCCCGGTGATCGCGAGGCCGGATGTCTTCGCCGCCGTCAGTGTCATGGTGCCAGCGTCGCCTTCCTCCGGGAGTTCGGGTAGCCGTTGGTTCGCGCGTAGGTCATAGACTGAAGCTATGACCGGACCGGACCTGGACTCGCTGCGCCTGCTGGTGCTCGTCGACGATCTCGGCAGCATCGGGCAGGCCGCGGGGGCGCTCGGCATCGCCCAGCCGTCGGCGAGCAAGCGATTGTCCACTTTGGAGAGACAATTGGGACTGTCCCTGGTGGACCGGACCCGGCGCGGCTCGGCGCTGACCCCGGACGGCCGGGTGATCGCGGGCTGGGCGCACCGCGTGCTGACCGAAGTGGACGGACTGCGCACGGGGGCGGAGGCCCTGCGCACCCAGCGCGGCGCGAAGCTGCGGGTCGCGGCGAGCATGACGCTGGCCGAGCACTTCGTGCCCGCGTGGATCGGCGAGGTGAAGCGGATCGAGCCGGACACCTACGTCGGGCTCGAGGTGGTGAACTCCGAGCACGTCGCCGACCTGGTCACGGCCGGCCGGGTCGACCTGGGGTTCGTCGAGTCGCCGGGGCCGTGGCCGGGGCTGTCCACGCGGCGGGTCGCGACGGACCGGCTCGTCGTGGTGGTGCCGGCCGGGCACCCGTGGGCGCGCCGTCGCCGTCCGCTGACGGCGTTCGAGCTGGCGGCGACGCCGCTGGTGGTGCGGGAGCCGGGGTCGGGGACTCGCGAGACGGTAGAGGCGGCGTTGCGCCGGGCCGGTGCGGGGGTGGTGACGCCGTTGCTGGAGCTGGGATCGGCGTCGGCGGTGCGGAACGCGGTGATCGCGGGGGCCGGGCCGGCGGTGATCAGCGAGCTGGACGTGGTGCGCGAGGTGGCGGGCCGCCGGCTGGTGCCGGTCGCGGTGGCCGGGGTGGAGCTCGGCCGGGTGCTGCGGGCGGTGTGGCCGGCGGGGCGGCGGCTGGCCGGTCCGGCGGCGGAGCTGCTGACGCTGGCGGTCAAGTCCGGGGCTTGACGGGTCTGCTCGCTCATCGGGTGGGTTGCCTTCGATCGGACGGCGATATATCGTCGTAGTGTCGGCGATACGGCGAGTGGAGGAGACGGTCATGGAGATGAGCGCGGGAGCGGGACGGATGTTCGGCGGTTTCGGGGGCGGTGGTGTGTTCGGTGGTCACGGGCCTGGCCACCACGTTCACGGTGGGTTCGGGCGTCCAGGCCACGACCACGGTGAGTTCGGGC
The window above is part of the Amycolatopsis camponoti genome. Proteins encoded here:
- a CDS encoding DUF4190 domain-containing protein — protein: MTDHTPLQQYPAPQAAPPRNGVGTAGFVLGLVGLVFSPIPFVGVVAWPLVVLGLILSAVGVARVRAGKATNKGLSIAGVVVSILGLVVSILWVVVIGKAISDVNDQATQHHTVVYEVTGDAPSATVVYSTFDQHTILIDTEPSVPVPWTKTVEATGFLEGAQFAATTGPDGGSITCKVVVDGKQTKTATASGPAAVASCTGF
- a CDS encoding sialidase family protein, producing the protein MKITRIARGLLAGLLGCAAVAVPAAVGTATAQADVASTLVFTKNTEGHDCYRIPTIVKANDGALLAFAEGRNDGAGFCNDLGAIDLVMKRSTDGGKTWSALQTVIKANGDTKGNPAPIVIPGSNRVVLLSTMQCYTNPDCGRVPRVSLSEDNGKTWGAPRVLTTELGFAAAPGWLATGPSHGIVLTRGAHKGRLVAGMSYSNIGALVYSDDNGSTWHLGATDKPTASTMNPQEISVTELADGRVYAAARNQANDGDKCLLDGTHNRAYAISSDGGATFSTKFSFATDLVAPTVEGSTARMSATDTGGKYDRIVFAAPSTCDRRKELRVHSSFDEGANWTGTAGSLLVWGQDAAYSDMVQLSQSSVGVLFEAGPESHANDTIRYATVTEAALGAPACGGGYSVIDQQPLGTAGTAYLSYNAANGKNCVSTMKSASAGTATQTSAFLEVQGSARATDSGAFSYFAGPVSAAAADKCVKWGGSAGGVAYESGFEHCS
- a CDS encoding YeiH family protein, whose amino-acid sequence is MTLTAAKTSGLAITGLGVAAAYALSSVWPVAGALTVAVVLGIVAGSTPVLTEEHRKSVARITKRLLRAGVVLLGLQLAIPTVLALGPGTLAAVVLTVTVTFLGTLALGRLVRVPRGLAVLVATGFSICGASAIAAMEGVVERDDEDVATAVALVTCYGSIALGVLPLLAHLLGLDATRTGTWAGISVHEVAQVVAAAGPAGAAAVAVAIVVKLSRVVLLAPVVAIVGATERTRRGGHAPLVPLFVLGFLAMVAVRSTGLVPAFALDVAKTASTLLLAGALFGLGCAVRLGPLLRGGGRALLLGLLSTLLVLGTGFGALAAFT
- a CDS encoding LysR family transcriptional regulator, which produces MTGPDLDSLRLLVLVDDLGSIGQAAGALGIAQPSASKRLSTLERQLGLSLVDRTRRGSALTPDGRVIAGWAHRVLTEVDGLRTGAEALRTQRGAKLRVAASMTLAEHFVPAWIGEVKRIEPDTYVGLEVVNSEHVADLVTAGRVDLGFVESPGPWPGLSTRRVATDRLVVVVPAGHPWARRRRPLTAFELAATPLVVREPGSGTRETVEAALRRAGAGVVTPLLELGSASAVRNAVIAGAGPAVISELDVVREVAGRRLVPVAVAGVELGRVLRAVWPAGRRLAGPAAELLTLAVKSGA